In Zymoseptoria tritici IPO323 chromosome 7, whole genome shotgun sequence, a single genomic region encodes these proteins:
- the MgBmh2 gene encoding Bmh2-like protein (Related to yeast Bmh2 and is a 14-3-3 protein that can bind proteins and DNA, involved in regulation of many processes including exocytosis and vesicle transport, Ras/MAPK signaling during pseudohyphal development, rapamycin-sensitive signaling.), with translation MATERESKTFLARLCEQAERYDEMVSYMKEVAKIGGELTVDERNLLSVAYKNVVGTRRASWRIISSIEQKEEAKGSDKHVGIIRDYRQKIETELEKVCQDVLDVLDESLIPKAETGESKVFYHKMKGDYHRYLAEFASGEKRKTSATAAHDAYKNATDVAQTELTPTHPIRLGLALNFSVFYYEILNSPDRACHLAKQAFDDAIAELDSLSEESYRDSTLIMQLLRDNLTLWTSSDGAEPDAAAGETKAEEKAPEAAAEAPAAAATEESKPAA, from the exons ATGGCTACTGAG CGCGAGAG CAAGACTTTCCTCGCACGACTGTGTGAGCAGGCTGAGCGCTACGATG AGATGGTTAGCTACATGAAG GAAGTCGCAAAG ATTGGCGGTGAACTCACTGTCGACGAGCGCAACCTCCTCTCCGTGGCCTACAAGAACGTGGTCGGCACACGCCGTGCCTCGTGGCGCATCATTTCCAGCATCgagcagaaggaggaggccaAGGGCTCGGACAAGCACGTCGGCATCATCCGTGACTACCGTCAGAAGATCGAGACCGAGTTGGAGAAGGTCTGCCAAGATGTGCTCGATGTGCTCGACGAGAGCCTCATTCCCAAGGCCGAGACTGGCGAGAGCAAGGTCTTCTACCATAAGAT GAAGGGTGACTACCACCGCTACCTTGCTGAGTTCGCCTCCGGTGAGAAGCGCAAGACGTCTGCCACTGCTGCTCACGACGCCTACAAG AACGCCACCGATGTCGCCCAGACCGAGCTCACCCCAACCCACCCGATCCGCCTCGGTCTCGCCCTCAACTTCTCCGTGTTCTACTACGAGATCCTCAACTCTCCCGACCGCGCATGCCATCTCGCCAAGCAGGCTTTCGACGACGCCATCGCCGAGCTCGACAGCCTCTCGGAAGAGTCCTACCGCGACAGCACCCTCATCATGCAGCTTCTCCGCGACAACCTCACCCTCTGGACCTCTTCTGACGGCGCCGAGCCCGATGCTGCTGCCGGCGAGACCAAggccgaggagaaggctCCCGAGGCCGCTGCCGAGGCGCCCGCTGCGGCTGCCACCGAGGAGTCCAAGCCCGCCGCCTAA